ATCGGCAGACTTGCGTTGAGCACGGCGAGCGCGAGCGCCGTCACGCCATGGTCATCCGCCGCATCGACCCGCGCTCCGGCGCCCAGCAGCAACCGGGCCGCATCCAGGTGGTCCCGGTGCGCCGCCCAGTGCAGCGCCGTCGCGCCATCTCCCTGGGGCAGGTTGACGTCCGTTCCGCCGGCCACGAGTCGTTCCGCACGTGGCAGATCGCCCAGCCTGATGGCCTCGATCAGCGGCAGTTCGGCTGGCGCGGCCGAGGCGGCAACTCCCAGAAGCAGAAACGCAGCCGCGATGAACGACGGGACGCAACGACGCCGGTCACTCATGTCTGACCTCTCCGGTGCAGTGCCTTCACAAGCGGTCGCCAGGGTCGCCCCCGCCCGCTTGACCTCCCCGAAACACGTCATGATAATGCACTGATACTCAGCCCGTTACAAGGCTTCTTCAGCACCCGGCAGGGGTATACATGCGCGTCATGCCGAAGCGGCGATCATCCTGCGTACGGCCCGGCATCACCGCCGCCGTACTGACGGGCGCCCTCGTTGCTAGCGGCCTGGCCGCCGGCCCCGCCGCGGCCCAGGGCACCCCGGCTTCGACCGGCGGCGCCGAAGCGACGGAGTACCGCCAACTGCTCAACCGCTACTGCGTCGGCTGTCACAACGACCGGACGCTTACCGCCGGCCTGACGCTCCAGCGACTCGACCTGGCCCGCGCCGGCGAGGATCCCCACGAGGCGGAAACCTGGGAAAAGGTCATCCGTAAACTCCAGACCAGATCCATGCCGCCAGCCGAGCGTCCGCGCCCCGACGAGACGACCTACGAGGCGTTCACGGCCTGGCTTGAGGACCGTGTCGATAACGCGGCGGCGCGCAACCCGAACCCGGGCCGCCGCCACGCAGTCCACCGCTTGAACCGCTCGGAGTACGCCAATGCGATCCGCGATCTGCTGGACCTCCGAATCGACGCGCCGACGCTGCTTCCGCCCGACGATTCCGGATTCGGCTTCGACAACATCGCCGATGTCCTGTCGATGTCGCCGATGCTGACCGAACGCTATCTTGCCGCGGCGCGCAAGATCAGCCGCCTCGCGGTTGGTGACGTCTCGCTGCAGCCCACCACCGACGTCTACGAGGTCGACAAGCACCTGCGCCAGGACCAGCGCGTCAGCGACGAACTGCCCTTCGGCTCCCGCGGCGGGCTGGCCATAGAGCACTATTTCCCGCTCGACGGCGACTACACGGTGCGCATCTTCCTGCTGCGGACCTACGACGGCGAGGTGCGTGGCCTCCTCGACGAGCATCAGCTCGAGATTCGGCTCGACGGCGAACTGATCGACACCCTGACCGTCGGCGGACCGATCTTCGACGAGAACGGCGAGGAAGTGCGCCGGGACCTGCGCAACGTTCCGGACGACGGGCAGCAGGTCCGCTTCACGGCGAAGGCCGGACCGGCCACGCTCGGCGTCAGCTTCGTCGATCAGACCGCCTACCTCGAGGGCATGCTGCGCCCCGACTACCGGGTCACGAGCTACGAATACGCCGGCGACCAGACCATCCCGCCGGCCATCGCCAACGTCGAGGTGAGCGGGCCGTACGAGACGACCGGCCGGGGCGACACACCGCCGCGCCGGCGCATCTTCTCGTGCCGCCCCGACCCCGGAATGGACGAGATCGGTTGCGCGTCCCAGATTGTCTCGCAACTTTCACGGCTGGCGTTCCGCCGTCCCGTGACGGGCCACGACATGGCGATGCTGCTCGACTTCTACCGGCAGGGGCGGGCGCAGGGGGACTTCGAAGCCGGCATCGAGATGGCCCTCCGACGCATTCTGGTGAGCCCGGACTTCCTTTTCCGTCGTGAGTCGGACCCGGAAGGCGTCGCGCCCGGCGCCGCGTACCCGATTACCGACATCGAGCTTGCCTCGCGCCTGTCCTTCTTCCTCTGGAGCAGCATTCCGGACGACGAGCTCCTGTCGGCCGCCGAGCGGGGCGAGCTGCGGGACCCGGA
The DNA window shown above is from Acidobacteriota bacterium and carries:
- a CDS encoding DUF1592 domain-containing protein — encoded protein: MRVMPKRRSSCVRPGITAAVLTGALVASGLAAGPAAAQGTPASTGGAEATEYRQLLNRYCVGCHNDRTLTAGLTLQRLDLARAGEDPHEAETWEKVIRKLQTRSMPPAERPRPDETTYEAFTAWLEDRVDNAAARNPNPGRRHAVHRLNRSEYANAIRDLLDLRIDAPTLLPPDDSGFGFDNIADVLSMSPMLTERYLAAARKISRLAVGDVSLQPTTDVYEVDKHLRQDQRVSDELPFGSRGGLAIEHYFPLDGDYTVRIFLLRTYDGEVRGLLDEHQLEIRLDGELIDTLTVGGPIFDENGEEVRRDLRNVPDDGQQVRFTAKAGPATLGVSFVDQTAYLEGMLRPDYRVTSYEYAGDQTIPPAIANVEVSGPYETTGRGDTPPRRRIFSCRPDPGMDEIGCASQIVSQLSRLAFRRPVTGHDMAMLLDFYRQGRAQGDFEAGIEMALRRILVSPDFLFRRESDPEGVAPGAAYPITDIELASRLSFFLWSSIPDDELLSAAERGELRDPDVLGAQVRRMLADPRARALVDNFGGQWLYLRNIRLVTPDPQAFPDFDANLREAMEREMTLFLDSQIRDDHSVLDLLTADYTFVNERLARHYGMPGIYGNHFRQVELDGRQDARRGLLGKGSLLTVTSYAHRTSPVLRGKWLLENVLGTPPPPPPPDIPALEENDEPGVAPRSVRERLEAHRANPACASCHRIMDPLGFALENFDGIGRWRDAGDGGDPIDASGTLTDGAAVDGPATLRQAFVDRGENFVTTVAEKLLTYAVGRGVESFDGPAVRGIVDAAAEEEYRWSALIAGIVQSTPFQMRRSAEP